In Armatimonadota bacterium, the genomic stretch TATGGGCTAGAAGAACTCCCGGCATAGTCCTCATAGAGACTATTTGATGCGAAGTGCCGGGTTCGGTTCTCACAAGTACGTAGGCAAAAACCTTGGTCATCGTCTGTTCCCGCTGAACATCACGATGCAGGTCTCCGTCCTGACCACGTTGGGGATTTTCTCGATCACTTTGTATAAAACTTGGGAAAGCATTTCGAGGTTTTCGGTTTCGAGAGTTATTATGGCGTCGTATCGCCCGAACACGGAATCAGCGGAAACAACTCCTTTCACCTCTGAAGCCTTCTTCAAGAAGTTTACGATGTCCTCGGATGTTCCCGGCTTGGCCGAAACCAAGACGTAGGCCTTGACCATGTGTATCACACGTCGAAGTACAGGTAAAACTCGTAGGGATGCGGCTTCGTGGTCACGTCGATGAAAGCCTTCAACTGCAGCTCCGTCATAACCTCGATCAAGTCATCGCTGAAAACAGGCTTGAGAAAATCTCTGTCGCTCAGAAGCTCTTCTACGGCTTCCCGCAGCGAGCCGGGCAGCTCCCTTATGCCGAGCTGTCTTCTCCTTTCTGGGTCGAGTTTGTAGATGT encodes the following:
- a CDS encoding Lrp/AsnC ligand binding domain-containing protein, whose product is MVKAYVLVSAKPGTSEDIVNFLKKASEVKGVVSADSVFGRYDAIITLETENLEMLSQVLYKVIEKIPNVVRTETCIVMFSGNRR
- a CDS encoding glutamine synthetase, which translates into the protein IYKLDPERRRQLGIRELPGSLREAVEELLSDRDFLKPVFSDDLIEVMTELQLKAFIDVTTKPHPYEFYLYFDV